A window from Mogibacterium neglectum encodes these proteins:
- the aroD gene encoding type I 3-dehydroquinate dehydratase codes for MNTVKVRNVEIGSGVPKICVPIVGVTKEDILAEAKSFDNIPVDVVEWRVDWFENVFDFSKVKDTLKDLRAVLGDTPLLMTFRTSKEGGEKSIEIDDYAMFNIKVAETGYVDLIDVEVFTGDDVVKKIIAGAHNAGVKVIASNHDFDKTPDKDDIISRLRKMQDLGADILKIAVMPTNKKDVLTLLAATEEMYSDYAERPIITMSMAGTGVISRLCGEVFGSSLTFGAAGKASAPGQMGVNDLSTVLALLHNAL; via the coding sequence ATGAATACAGTGAAAGTTAGAAATGTTGAAATTGGTTCAGGCGTACCTAAGATTTGTGTACCTATCGTTGGTGTGACTAAAGAAGATATATTGGCAGAGGCAAAGAGCTTCGATAATATCCCGGTAGATGTAGTTGAATGGCGTGTCGATTGGTTTGAGAATGTATTTGATTTTAGCAAGGTAAAAGATACGCTCAAAGACCTAAGAGCAGTTCTCGGAGATACTCCATTGTTAATGACTTTCCGTACATCAAAGGAGGGTGGTGAAAAGTCTATTGAGATCGATGATTATGCAATGTTTAATATCAAGGTCGCAGAGACTGGATACGTTGATTTAATTGATGTGGAAGTATTCACTGGAGATGACGTCGTGAAGAAAATTATCGCCGGAGCTCACAATGCAGGGGTTAAGGTAATTGCTTCGAATCATGATTTCGACAAGACTCCAGATAAAGATGACATTATTTCAAGGCTTCGCAAAATGCAGGATTTAGGTGCAGATATTCTTAAGATAGCGGTGATGCCAACAAACAAGAAAGATGTCTTAACGCTCCTAGCTGCTACAGAGGAGATGTATAGTGATTATGCAGAACGTCCTATCATCACCATGTCTATGGCTGGAACTGGTGTTATTTCGAGACTTTGCGGTGAAGTATTTGGATCATCATTAACATTTGGCGCTGCTGGGAAAGCATCGGCTCCTGGACAGATGGGAGTAAACGATCTTAGCACCGTGCTCGCACTGTTGCATAACGCTTTATAA
- a CDS encoding MFS transporter, with the protein MNKKYLPSALVMYLNYFLHGIGAAILGQALIKDTLAASWGVEAMAITAISAALGLGRLIALPFAGPLSDKLGRRVSCIIGGLSYAIYLIGLAAAFNAGSHGGYQIAYICAIVGGIANSFLDTGIYPGVGEIFSKNPSVATMGIKFFISISQMMIPFILGITVTTTAAGMKSYNTLFYVAGVCYIILAALILFLPLPDADAKKEKKEGLIQNIKTTHFSVESIAMILIGFTTTGTFQLWLNCAQNFAKEDVGWEDPSKMQTYYSLGTFLALIFTALLTKKIKDVRFIFVYPVICLVTMISVYLVKSQTLCILGAFIIGWAGAGGLLQIATSVCNMIFPKIKGTVTALVMIASSLCNYTLLTAAAKMSPSGVMMMNIVLTAVGVILGLFVNMRYSKMIEINKE; encoded by the coding sequence ATGAACAAGAAGTATTTGCCAAGTGCATTAGTTATGTACTTAAACTATTTTTTACACGGTATAGGAGCTGCCATTTTAGGTCAAGCACTTATTAAAGACACACTTGCCGCTAGCTGGGGAGTCGAGGCTATGGCAATCACAGCTATTTCGGCGGCACTTGGACTAGGACGTCTTATTGCTTTACCATTCGCAGGACCGCTTTCAGATAAACTGGGAAGACGCGTTTCTTGCATCATAGGTGGACTTTCATACGCCATTTATCTTATCGGTCTAGCGGCAGCCTTCAATGCTGGATCTCATGGTGGATACCAGATAGCTTATATCTGTGCTATCGTCGGAGGTATAGCAAATTCATTCCTTGATACAGGAATTTATCCAGGTGTCGGGGAGATATTCTCAAAGAACCCAAGCGTTGCTACAATGGGAATTAAGTTCTTTATTTCTATCTCCCAGATGATGATTCCATTTATTTTAGGAATAACTGTTACTACAACAGCAGCAGGTATGAAGTCATATAATACACTATTCTATGTTGCAGGCGTTTGCTATATTATTCTTGCAGCACTGATATTATTCTTGCCACTTCCTGATGCAGATGCTAAAAAAGAGAAGAAGGAAGGACTTATTCAGAACATTAAAACTACTCACTTTTCAGTGGAGTCCATCGCTATGATTCTTATCGGATTTACTACAACAGGTACATTCCAGCTATGGCTGAATTGTGCGCAAAACTTTGCTAAAGAGGATGTAGGTTGGGAAGATCCATCAAAGATGCAGACATATTACTCACTGGGAACCTTCCTCGCACTGATTTTTACTGCTCTATTAACTAAGAAGATTAAAGATGTTCGTTTTATCTTTGTTTACCCAGTTATCTGTCTAGTGACTATGATTTCTGTATATCTTGTAAAATCTCAGACATTGTGTATCTTAGGTGCATTTATCATCGGTTGGGCAGGAGCCGGTGGATTGCTTCAGATTGCGACATCTGTATGCAACATGATTTTCCCTAAGATTAAGGGAACTGTTACCGCACTCGTTATGATAGCATCTTCTCTTTGCAATTACACATTGCTTACAGCTGCAGCAAAGATGAGTCCATCTGGCGTAATGATGATGAATATAGTGCTAACAGCAGTGGGTGTAATACTTGGACTATTCGTAAATATGCGCTATTCGAAGATGATAGAAATTAATAAGGAATAG